The proteins below come from a single Acinonyx jubatus isolate Ajub_Pintada_27869175 chromosome A1, VMU_Ajub_asm_v1.0, whole genome shotgun sequence genomic window:
- the LOC113604481 gene encoding uncharacterized protein LOC113604481, giving the protein MGEPLGQHLWMAGRSSQKSCEPEPSVLASQSLLEAAGPEPLSQHPQASRSRGSEPLSSLDLSHGSPVALEYLPFFRTYGTLLAVGELVPQPEACRDQEGDQTVRDPAFHEDSEPPSGFFPFYRSKEECFPRLGLPGRSCWGSRDPCTRKEALAGCVCRMTVSCACSAASASPDHLPGSSRSPPCCPILLVPEGHCHDSGLTAPSSSDAAFRDHALGGSGFVPYYRTLEEALHASPGPPVSPLGSQEPTGMLPRPGAATL; this is encoded by the exons ATGGGAGAGCCTCTGGGCCAACACCTCTGGATGGCAGGAAGG TCATCCCAGAAGAGCTGTGAGCCTGAGCCCAGCGTCTTGGCTTCCCAGAGCCTCCTGGAGGCGGCCGGCCCAGAGCCCCTGTCCCAGCACCCACAGGCCAGCCGTTCAAGGGGCAGTGAGCCCCTCAGCAGCCTTGACCTCTCCCATGGGTCTCCGGTGGCCTTAGAGTACCTGCCCTTCTTTCGCACCTATGGGACTCTCCTGGCCGTGGGGGAGCTGGTCCCACAGCCTGAGGCTTGCAGGGACCAAGAAGGAGACCAGACTGTCAGAGATCCAGCATTCCATGAGGACTCAGAACCGCCCAGCGGCTTCTTCCCTTTCTACCGCTCCAAGGAGGAGTGTTTTCCCAGGCTGGGCCTTCCTGGCAGGTCATGCTGGGGCTCCCGAGACCCATGCACCAGGAAGGAGGCTCTGGCTGGCTGCGTCTGCAGGATGACCGTCAGCTGCGCATGCTCT GCTGCCTCGGCAAGCCCAGACCACCTCCCTGGGTCCTCTCGCTCGCCACCCTGCTGCCCCATCCTGCTGGTCCCAGAGGGGCACTGCCATGACAGCGGTCTGACTGCCCCTTCCTCCAGTGATGCTGCCTTCAGGGACCATGCCCTTGGTGGCTCGGGATTCGTGCCTTACTACAGAACCCTCGAGGAGGCGCTGCACGCCAGCCCTGGGCCTCCAGTCTCTCCGCTGGGGAGCCAGGAGCCCACAGGGATGCTGCCCAGGCCTGGTGCAGCGACTTTGTGA